A window of the Megalopta genalis isolate 19385.01 chromosome 2, iyMegGena1_principal, whole genome shotgun sequence genome harbors these coding sequences:
- the Ttc30 gene encoding tetratricopeptide repeat domain 30 — protein MSTFIENVQIKDGEYTKTIYTMIKEQKYTETIKVLITLLDSYNSSRPCLSLLAYCYFYTQDFIASAQCYEKLVQLCPDENIYKLYHAQSLHQACMYQESWAICSNIINHSNLESKVKKLQAAIKYGQEDMVVAKSLVDQCPVDDVDTEINLGCLLYKEEQYEQALKKFVNALQIAGFKPHLSYNVALCYFKLKEFAASLKYIADIIEQGIREHPELGVGMTTDGIEVRSVGNTLTLHETALTEAFNLKAAIEYQLQNYEAAKEALTDMPPRSEEELDAVTLHNQALINMDTKPSEGFEKLQFLLQQNPFPPETFANLLLLYCKYQYYDLAADVLAENVHLTFKYLTSYLYDFLDALITQQTSPEEAYRKFDDLGNKHMEILSKATKRVQEARLNHDDNAVKKAVTDYEEALERYVPVLMAQAKIYWELGNYTQVEKTFRKSVEFCNEHDIWKLNVAHTLFMQKNKFKEAAVFYEPIVKKKYDNILDVSAIVLANLCVSYIMTSENTEAEGLMKKIEKEEQAISKEDQDKKLFHLCIVNLVIGTLYCSKGNYDFGISRVMKSLEPYNKRLGTDTWFYAKRCFLSLLEQLAKQLVVLKDTTLQECIQFLEHCEVYGRDIMTVVEQPFDMRDMLSMEPQGKQTVVYEARYLKALFLRFQMS, from the exons ATGAGTACTTTCATAGAGAATGTGCAGATAAAAGATGGAGAATATACAAAAACAATTTATACCAtg aTAAAAGAACAGAAGTATACAGAAACAATAAAAGTCTTAATTACACTTCTCGATTCTTATAACTCT TCTAGGCCTTGCCTATCACTGCTTGCATATTGCTACTTCTACACACAAGATTTTATAGCTTCTGCACAGTGTTATGAAAAACTAGTTCAATTATGCCCAGACgaaaatatatacaaattatatcATGCTCAGTCTTTGCATCAAGCTTGTATGTATCAAGAGTCTTGGGCAATATGTTCTAATATTATAAATCACAGTAATTTAGAGTCTAAAGTAAAGAAGTTGCAAGCAGCAATAAAATATGGACAGGAAGATATGGTTGTTGCAAAAAGCCTTGTTGATCAATGTCCAGTGGATGATGTTGATACAGAAATTAATTTAGGCTGTCTTTTATATAAG GAAGAGCAATATGAGCAAGCTTTAAAGAAATTTGTAAATGCGTTACAAATTGCAGGTTTTAAACCCCATTTGTCTTACAACGTAGCACTCtgttattttaaattaaaagaatttgCTGCATCGTTAAAATATATTG CTGATATTATTGAGCAAGGGATACGAGAACATCCAGAATTAGGAGTAGGAATGACCACAGATGGTATAGAAGTCCGTAGTGTTGGAAATACCTTAACATTACATGAAACAGCTTTAACAGAAGCGTTCAACTTAAAAGCTGCAATAGAATATCAATTGCAGAATT ATGAAGCAGCAAAAGAAGCACTAACAGATATGCCCCCAAGATCTGAAGAAGAACTTGATGCTGTTACATTGCACAATCAAGCTTTGATAAATATGGACACAAAGCCAAGTGAAGGATTCGAGAAActtcaatttttattacaacaaaATCCATTTCCACCTGAAACGTTTGCTAATTTATTACTACTGTATTGCAAATATCAATATTACGATTTAGCAGCTGATGTTTTAGCCGAAAATGTACACCTGACTTTTAAGTATCTGACATCA TATTTATACGATTTTTTGGATGCTTTAATTACGCAACAAACTTCACCAGAAGAAGCGTATCGCAAATTCGATGATCTTGGAAATAAGCACATGGAGATTTTAAGTAAAGCAACCAAGCGGGTTCAAGAAGCCAGACTTAATCATGATGATAATGCTGTTAAAAAAGCTGTAACTGATTACGAAGAAGCTTTGGAGCGATATGTACCTGTTTTAATGGCTCAAGCCAAAATTTATTGGGAACTTGGGAATTATACACAAGTTGAAAAAACATTTCGAAAAAGTGTCGAATTTTGCAATGAACATGATATATGGAAATTAAATGTAGCACACACATTATTTATGCAAAAGAACAAATTTAAAGAAGCAGCAGTATTTTATGAACCCATCGTAAAAAAGAAATATGATAAT ATTTTAGATGTAAGCGCTATAGTACTCGCTAATTTATGTGTAAGTTACATTATGACATCTGAAAATACAGAAGCTGAAGGCCTAATGAAAAAGatagaaaaagaagaacaagCAATTTCGAAGGAAGACCaagataaaaaattatttcatttgtgtattgtGAATTTGGTAATAGGGACACTGTACTGTTCTAAAGGAAATTATGACTTCGGTATATCTAGAGTGATGAAAAGCTTAGAACCATACAACAAAAGATTAGGAACCGATACTTGGTTCTACGCGAAAAGATGTTTTCTTTCGCTTTTGGAACAATTGGCTAAACAATTGGTAGTTTTGAAGGACACAACACTTCAAGAGTGTATACAATTCTTGGAGCATTGCGAAG TTTATGGGAGGGACATAATGACAGTAGTAGAACAACCTTTCGATATGCGAGATATGCTTTCTATGGAACCACAAGGGAAACAAACAGTTGTATACGAAGCGCGATATTTAAAAGCActgtttttaagatttcaaatgtcctaa
- the LOC117218355 gene encoding zinc finger CCHC domain-containing protein 17 isoform X2, with protein MVNCKLNQIFLGEIASVQNYGAFIRIPGCASQGLLHRSQVSNARVDDVAQVLQKGERVWCKIISMGDDGKIGLSMKYVNQGNGTDLDPNGVELQRDAQKKKSFGKYEHKAIHLEAVLNTTCTKCGTAGHLSNDCFMSPDGKKYDLIPEIEEEVVQQPIDENEKEKKHKQKKVKKKHKLKKNKQGIDNSDSDEKEITKKKKRKHSKDQKKKKKRKHDSSFSDDSSNDSSSSHNVKVHKRKHSESSEKRTKKCGNGFCCNKN; from the exons ATGGTAAATTGCAAACTAAATCAAATATTTCTTGGAGAAATTGCGTCTGTACAAAATTACGGAGCTTTCATTCGAATTCCTGGCTGTGCATCGCAAGGATTACTACACAGATCGCAG GTAAGCAATGCTCGTGTCGATGATGTTGCGCAGGTTTTACAAAAAGGAGAACGAGTTTGGTGCAAAATAATTTCTATGGGAGATGATGGTAAAATAGGGTTGTCTATGAAATATGTGAATCAAGGAAATGGGACAGACTTAGATCCTAATGGGGTCGAATTACAAAGGGATGCTCAAAAGAAGAAATCTTTCGGAAAATATGAACATAAAGCAATACATTTAGAAGCAGTTCTTAACACAACGTGCACAAAATGTGGAACTGCTGGTCATTTATCGAATGATTGTTTCATGTCTCCTGATGGGAAAAAATATGACTTAATTCCAGAAATTGAAGAAGAAGTTGTTCAACAACCGATTGATGAAAATGAGAAGGAAAAGAAGCACAAAcaaaaaaaagttaagaaaaaaCACAAACTTAAAAAAAATAAGCAAGGCATAGATAATAGTGATTCAGATGAGAAAGAAATaacaaagaaaaagaagaggaaaCATTCCAAAGatcagaaaaaaaagaagaaaaggaaaCATGACAGTTCCTTTAGTGATGATAGTTCTAATGACAGTTCTTCTAGTCATAATGTAAAAGTTCACAAACGAAAACATTCTGAAAGCTCAGAGAAACGTACAAAAAAAT GTGGAAATGGATtttgttgtaataaaaattga
- the LOC117218355 gene encoding zinc finger CCHC domain-containing protein 17 isoform X1 yields the protein MVNCKLNQIFLGEIASVQNYGAFIRIPGCASQGLLHRSQVSNARVDDVAQVLQKGERVWCKIISMGDDGKIGLSMKYVNQGNGTDLDPNGVELQRDAQKKKSFGKYEHKAIHLEAVLNTTCTKCGTAGHLSNDCFMSPDGKKYDLIPEIEEEVVQQPIDENEKEKKHKQKKVKKKHKLKKNKQGIDNSDSDEKEITKKKKRKHSKDQKKKKKRKHDSSFSDDSSNDSSSSHNVKVHKRKHSESSEKRTKKCKHSKSKYPDR from the exons ATGGTAAATTGCAAACTAAATCAAATATTTCTTGGAGAAATTGCGTCTGTACAAAATTACGGAGCTTTCATTCGAATTCCTGGCTGTGCATCGCAAGGATTACTACACAGATCGCAG GTAAGCAATGCTCGTGTCGATGATGTTGCGCAGGTTTTACAAAAAGGAGAACGAGTTTGGTGCAAAATAATTTCTATGGGAGATGATGGTAAAATAGGGTTGTCTATGAAATATGTGAATCAAGGAAATGGGACAGACTTAGATCCTAATGGGGTCGAATTACAAAGGGATGCTCAAAAGAAGAAATCTTTCGGAAAATATGAACATAAAGCAATACATTTAGAAGCAGTTCTTAACACAACGTGCACAAAATGTGGAACTGCTGGTCATTTATCGAATGATTGTTTCATGTCTCCTGATGGGAAAAAATATGACTTAATTCCAGAAATTGAAGAAGAAGTTGTTCAACAACCGATTGATGAAAATGAGAAGGAAAAGAAGCACAAAcaaaaaaaagttaagaaaaaaCACAAACTTAAAAAAAATAAGCAAGGCATAGATAATAGTGATTCAGATGAGAAAGAAATaacaaagaaaaagaagaggaaaCATTCCAAAGatcagaaaaaaaagaagaaaaggaaaCATGACAGTTCCTTTAGTGATGATAGTTCTAATGACAGTTCTTCTAGTCATAATGTAAAAGTTCACAAACGAAAACATTCTGAAAGCTCAGAGAAACGTACAAAAAAATGTAAGCACTCAAAAAGTAAATATCCAGATCGATGA
- the LOC117218288 gene encoding 26S proteasome non-ATPase regulatory subunit 9, whose translation MVVDMELQETKNYVLQLMKDKDDIEAEIKALKEILDSNHVGMDESLVDSEGYPRQDIDVYQVRHARHKIICSRNDHKTLMKKIEEGLHKIHALAGNRADSSEPVEENDVEQAVQLEPFLRVNLVSPDSPAEIAGIEVDDLILEFGSIDYRNFKSLRDIGALVQNSRYKNISIKIKRVSNILVLNLIPRPWAGNGLLGCNVIPLETVER comes from the exons ATGGTGGTCGATATGGAATTGCAGGAAACCAAGAATTACGTCCTTCAGCTTATGAAGGATAAAGATGATATTGAAGCGGAAATAAAAGCTTTGAAAGAAATTCTAGATTCC AATCATGTTGGTATGGATGAATCGTTGGTTGATTCCGAGGGATATCCAAGACAGGACATCGATGTTTATCAAGTCAGGCATGCAAGGCAtaaaattatat GTTCTAGGAATGATCATAAAACCTTGATGAAAAAAATAGAAGAGGGATTGCACAAAATACATGCATTGGCAGGAAATCGAGCAGATAGTTCTGAGCCAGTTGAAGAAAATGATGTTGAACAGGCTGTGCAATTAGAGCCTTTCTTAAGGGTAAACTTGGTTTCCCCTGATTCACCAGCTGAGATTGCA gGAATTGAAGTTGATGATCTCATATTGGAGTTTGGTTCTATTGATTATCGGAATTTTAAGTCATTAAGAGATATTGGTGCTCTAGTACAAAATAGTAGGTACAAAAACATAAGCATAAAAATTAAACGTGTATCTAATATTTTAGTTTTGAACTTAATTCCACGTCCTTGGGCTGGCAATGGCCTTTTGGGCTGCAATGTAATACCTTTAGAGACTGTTGAGAGATAA
- the Acph-1 gene encoding venom acid phosphatase, with amino-acid sequence MVSFGNSKTTSLLYTIVGLAVYASIIQAELRQVNVIFRHGDRAPDDTPLEMYPNDPYINFDFYPEGRGQLTNQGKLREFQLGRVLNEMYSGFLGDLYTAQSVSALSSDYDRTKMSLQLVLAALFPPNTEQKWNSRLNWQPVPARYLLRVEDNIFLPDDCPGYLAEYNRVLNSTEGRAALSKYDGFMQQLTTWTGKNISTPLDMYYLYHTLMAEYSRGLPLPSWTRSIFPDGELKNATIFAYDIGSATPTLKKLYAGPYLLLVTRTMLNLITGTAQNPRKMYLYSGHETNIAAVLHALDVYKPHVPAYSSAVIMELHEINGDFYVKVLHYLGIPSRVEEVKLPNCDIMCPLDMYLQMTEDLMPTQEELTCDKGTTNMSEEVDIIRFNTIVASRISKANTNKTKSSNVTF; translated from the exons ATGGTTTCGTTCGGTAATAGCAAAACCACCTCGTTGCTTTATACAATCGTTGGTCTGGCAGTATACGCGTCGATCATTCAAGCAGAACTGAGACAAGTGAACGTG ATATTCAGACACGGTGACAGAGCGCCGGATGATACTCCCCTCGAAATGTATCCAAACGATCCCTACATCAATTTCGATTTTTATCCAGAGGGTCGAGGTCAGCTGACTAAT CAAGGAAAACTGCGAGAATTCCAACTGGGAAGGGTGCTCAACGAAATGTACTCAGGTTTCTTGGGGGATCTCTATACAGCGCAGTCCGTCTCTGCTCTGAGCTCGGATTATGACAGAACCAAGATGTCCTTGCAACTCGTCCTGGCAGCGCTTTTCCCACCAAACACAGAACAAAAGTGGAACTCACGTTTGAATTGGCAACCGGTTCCCGCGAGATACTTGCTTCGCGTTGAAGACAATATCTTCTTGCCCGACGATTGTCCCGG CTATTTGGCAGAATACAACCGAGTCTTGAATTCGACCGAGGGAAGAGCAGCGTTGTCGAAGTACGACGGGTTTATGCAACAATTGACAACATGGACAGGAAAGAACATAAGTACCCCATTGGATATGTACTATCTCTACCATACACTGATGGCCGAATACTCTCGCGGCCTTCCTTTGCCATCGTGGACGCGTTCGATTTTCCCTGATGGCGAATTGAAGAATGCAACTATATTCGCTTATGATATTGGCAGTGCCACACCTACGCTTAAGAAGCTGTACGCGG GACCGTATCTCCTTCTAGTCACGAGAACCATGCTGAACCTCATTACCGGAACAGCTCAAAATCCGCGAAAGATGTACCTGTACAGTGGACACGAGACTAATATTGCTGCAGTTTTGCACGCGTTGGATGTCTACAAGCCTCACGTTCCTGCATATTCCAGTGCTGTGATAATGGAGCTCCATGAAATAAATGGGGATTTTTACGTCAAG GTTCTCCATTACTTGGGCATACCGTCTAGAGTTGAAGAGGTTAAATTACCGAACTGCGATATTATGTGTCCTCTGGATATGTATTTGCAAATGACCGAGGACTTGATGCCGACGCAAGAGGAGCTAACGTGCGATAAGGGTACAACGAACATGTCGGAGGAAGTAGATATAATAAGATTCAATACGATAGTCGCATCAAGAATATCTAAGGCAAATACAAACAAAACGAAAAGTTCAAACGTAACATTTTGA
- the LOC117218339 gene encoding venom acid phosphatase Acph-1, translating to MKAGMLCWLCILITAIKAKPELQLLQIIFAHKTYAPISPLVYSNDSSFPTALTYDYFNFATLQMPNVGKLNMYDLGTHIRNVYDKFLGMQYRSETMKVRTAEYPLSILSAQLVNAGLWPPTNLTKWSDDIDWQPIPFDYAIADEDTLLLGLDCPSFASEMESLMMSDDVKSELLHHKPLFDYVSNHTGMKMLYPSDIALLYAVFETKVSLNESLPYWAKDIFPDGEMLNVTLLKYDLLSQTPLQKKLNGGTFIKEILGNILGYIQGNISSERKLMLYSGNDRNIAGILKSLDVWSPHIPNEAASVIFESYYDNETDHHGIKINYYTGVEGDIIPLTIPSCTDICPLDKFINIVFDVIPENSKLLCHWKNFNISEEETILFNVTYSRSESHQLCNVILIFVCVSIFFVY from the exons ATGAAAGCAGGCATGCTATGCTGGTTATGTATTTTAATAACTGCGATAAAGGCCAAACCTGAGTTGCAGTTATTACAAATC ATATTTGCCCATAAGACGTACGCTCCAATTTCTCCTCTGGTATACAGCAACGACTCAAGTTTTCCAACTGCACTTACTTATGACTACTTCAATTTTGCTACACTCCAGATGCCCAAC GTTGGCAAACTCAACATGTACGATCTAGGAACACATATACGCAACGTTTACGACAAATTTTTGGGAATGCAGTACAGAAGTGAAACAATGAAAGTGAGAACTGCAGAATATCCATTGTCGATACTGTCGGCGCAGTTGGTAAACGCTGGACTCTGGCCACCAACGAACCTGACTAAATGGAGCGATGATATCGATTGGCAACCAATACCTTTTG ATTATGCAATCGCCGACGAGGACACTCTATTATTAGGATTAGATTGTCCAAGTTTTGCGTCCGAAATGGAAAGCTTGATGATGTCGGATGATGTGAAATCAGAACTACTGCATCATAAGCCTTTATTCGATTACGTCTCCAACCATACTGGAATGAAGATGCTCTATCCATCGGACATAGCTCTCTTATACGCGGTTTTCGAAACAAAA GTTAGTCTAAACGAATCTCTCCCGTACTGGGCCAAAGACATTTTCCCCGATGGAGAAATGTTGAACGTTACGTTGTTAAAATACGATCTCCTCTCGCAAACTCCTCTGCAAAAGAAGCTAAACGGAGGAACATTCATCAAGGAAATATTAGGGAATATTTTAGGATATATTCAAGGAAATATATCCAGTGAACGGAAACTTATGCTATACAGTGGTAATGATAGAAATATAGCTGGCATTTTGAAATCTCTTGACGTATGGTCACCGCATATTCCTAACGAAGCTGCCTCAGTGATCTTCGAAAGTTACTATGACAATGAAACCGATCATCATGGGATAAag ATAAATTATTATACAGGAGTGGAAGGTGATATTATACCTTTGACGATACCAAGTTGCACAGACATTTGTCCTTTGGATAAGTTTATAAATATAGTGTTCGACGTAATACCGGAAAATTCAAAACTGTTGTGCCATTGGAAGAATTTTAATATctctgaagaagaaacgataTTATTTAACGTCACTTACAGTCGATCCGAATCTCATCAATTATGtaacgtaatattaatatttgtatGCGTTTCTATTTTCTTCGTATATTAA